The Alphaproteobacteria bacterium genome contains a region encoding:
- a CDS encoding RidA family protein, translating into MTRRKSIEIQGFAHKNPIPAASRVGNMLMTGIITGTDPSTGNLAETLEAQCANIFHHVSAIMAAAGGSTDNIIKMNVWMKDRSNRDVLNAEWVKMFPDPHARPARHTSQAVLEGGQLIVADITAVLD; encoded by the coding sequence ATGACCCGGCGCAAGAGCATCGAGATTCAAGGCTTCGCGCACAAGAATCCCATCCCCGCCGCGTCGCGCGTCGGCAACATGCTGATGACCGGCATCATCACCGGCACCGACCCTTCGACCGGCAACCTTGCCGAGACGCTGGAAGCGCAGTGCGCCAACATCTTCCACCACGTCAGCGCGATCATGGCGGCAGCGGGCGGGAGTACGGACAACATCATCAAGATGAACGTGTGGATGAAGGATCGCTCCAACCGCGATGTGCTCAATGCCGAGTGGGTGAAGATGTTTCCCGATCCGCATGCGCGTCCGGCGCGACACACCTCGCAGGCGGTGCTCGAAGGCGGCCAGCTCATCGTCGCCGACATCACGGCGGTGTTGGATTGA
- a CDS encoding threonine synthase — translation MNSNLTTERPTFVTHLECAMHGDRYEADTLHNLSKAGKPLLVRYDLAGVKKALTKDALKQRPDGLWKWRELLPVRKAADIVSLGEDATPLIALPKLAKKLGGGDIIVKDEGRLPTGSFKARGLVMAVSMAKALGVKHMAMPTNGNAGAALAAYASRCGIRTTIFCPEDTPEINLSEIALEGAHVYRVNGLIDDCGKLVGQGKEAAGWFDTSTLKEPYRIEGKKTMGLELAEQFSWELPDVIFYPTGGGTGLIGMWKAFAELEAIGFIDKKRPRMVAVQAEGCAPMVRAWEKGEEHAPRFENAHTIASGIRVPQAVGDFLILRAVRESGGFAIAVSDEAIQDGVNEVAREEGFLMCPEGGATYAAYKEALADGRVKKTDRCVLFNCATGLKYPMPKVTAALDRNKPIDFAKL, via the coding sequence ATGAATTCAAATCTCACCACCGAACGCCCGACCTTCGTCACCCACCTCGAATGCGCGATGCATGGCGACCGCTACGAGGCTGATACGCTGCACAACCTCTCCAAGGCCGGAAAGCCGTTGCTGGTGCGCTACGACCTCGCGGGCGTGAAAAAGGCGCTGACCAAGGACGCGCTGAAGCAGCGTCCCGATGGCCTTTGGAAATGGCGCGAGTTGCTGCCGGTGCGCAAAGCGGCCGACATCGTCAGCCTCGGCGAGGATGCAACGCCGCTGATCGCGCTGCCGAAGCTGGCGAAAAAGCTCGGCGGCGGCGACATCATCGTCAAGGACGAAGGACGGTTGCCGACCGGCTCGTTCAAGGCCCGTGGCCTCGTCATGGCGGTGTCGATGGCGAAGGCGCTTGGCGTCAAGCACATGGCGATGCCGACCAACGGCAATGCGGGCGCGGCGCTCGCCGCCTACGCCAGCCGCTGCGGCATCCGCACCACGATCTTCTGTCCGGAGGACACGCCCGAGATCAATCTCTCGGAGATCGCGCTCGAAGGCGCACACGTCTATCGCGTCAACGGGCTGATCGACGACTGCGGCAAGCTGGTGGGGCAGGGCAAGGAGGCGGCGGGCTGGTTCGATACCTCGACCTTGAAGGAGCCGTACCGCATCGAGGGCAAGAAGACGATGGGGCTGGAGCTTGCCGAACAGTTCTCTTGGGAACTGCCGGACGTGATCTTTTATCCGACCGGCGGCGGCACCGGTCTGATCGGCATGTGGAAGGCCTTCGCCGAACTGGAGGCGATCGGCTTCATCGACAAGAAGCGCCCGCGCATGGTCGCTGTGCAGGCCGAGGGTTGCGCGCCGATGGTGCGCGCCTGGGAGAAGGGCGAGGAGCATGCGCCGCGCTTCGAGAATGCCCATACCATCGCATCCGGCATCCGCGTGCCGCAGGCGGTCGGCGATTTCCTGATCCTCCGCGCGGTGCGTGAGTCAGGCGGCTTTGCGATTGCGGTGTCGGATGAGGCGATCCAGGACGGCGTCAACGAGGTCGCGCGCGAGGAGGGCTTCCTGATGTGCCCCGAGGGCGGCGCGACTTACGCCGCCTACAAGGAGGCACTCGCCGACGGGCGTGTGAAGAAGACCGACCGCTGCGTGCTTTTCAACTGCGCCACGGGCCTCAAATATCCGATGCCCAAGGTGACGGCCGCGCTCGACCGCAACAAGCCGATCGATTTTGCGAAGCTATAG
- a CDS encoding citryl-CoA lyase, with protein MLIGKPGAARTAICTADASSIEVRGKDLCRDLMGRVTFTEFFFLLVTGREPSEKQRFFLDLLLVAIAEHGLVPTVQAARMTYDADPASLQAAVAAGILGCGTVVLGTADLCGRVLVEARRRTDAGTPLNDAVRAIAREVRGRGEKMPGFGHPIHHPVDPRSERVFELAEREKVAGAYTALAKAFRDAAAEAWGRPMPMNVSMPIAAILLDLDFPSAIIKGIPLLARTAGILGHLAEEQETPIGFLMSHHGEEAIKYERGGSKA; from the coding sequence ATGCTGATCGGGAAACCGGGTGCGGCGAGGACCGCCATTTGTACCGCAGATGCATCCAGCATCGAGGTGCGCGGGAAGGACTTGTGCCGCGACCTCATGGGCCGCGTGACCTTCACGGAGTTCTTCTTTCTTCTGGTCACCGGCCGCGAGCCGTCCGAGAAGCAACGCTTCTTCCTCGATCTCCTGCTGGTCGCGATCGCCGAGCATGGTCTCGTTCCAACCGTGCAGGCTGCGCGGATGACATACGATGCCGATCCCGCCTCGCTGCAGGCTGCGGTCGCCGCCGGCATTCTGGGCTGCGGCACTGTCGTGCTCGGCACTGCCGATTTATGCGGCCGTGTGCTGGTCGAAGCCAGGCGCCGCACCGATGCCGGCACTCCCCTAAACGATGCAGTGCGCGCGATTGCACGCGAGGTGCGCGGACGCGGGGAGAAGATGCCGGGCTTTGGCCATCCGATCCATCATCCGGTCGATCCGCGCTCCGAGCGCGTGTTCGAGCTTGCCGAGCGCGAGAAGGTCGCTGGTGCCTACACGGCGCTGGCGAAGGCGTTTCGCGATGCGGCCGCCGAGGCGTGGGGCCGTCCCATGCCGATGAATGTCTCAATGCCGATCGCGGCGATCCTGCTCGATCTGGATTTTCCGTCCGCGATCATCAAGGGCATTCCGCTGCTCGCGCGCACCGCCGGCATACTCGGGCATCTCGCCGAGGAGCAGGAGACGCCGATCGGCTTCCTGATGTCGCACCACGGCGAGGAAGCGATCAAATACGAGCGCGGTGGAAGCAAAGCGTGA
- a CDS encoding uroporphyrinogen decarboxylase family protein — protein MQRLLPTTLVGSYAQPDWLIDREKLAGRFPPRVRAKELWRVAPEHLEAAQDDATLLAIRAQERAGLDIITDGEMRRESYSNRFATALEGVDIDNPGTALDRSGHPNPVPRVTGKVRRRHPVEVRDVKFLRANTDRMIKMTVPGPFTMSQQAQNDFYQDEEEMALDYAAAVNAEIKDLFAAGADVVQIDEPYMQARPEKARKYGLKALNAALDGVTGTTAVHICFGYAAIIHVRPEGYSFLPELANSPVRQVSIETAQSKLDCAVLEKLPGKTILLGVLDLSDMSIETPETVAARIRRALPHHPAERIIVAPDCGLKYLPRDVAFGKMQAMVAGAAIVRRELT, from the coding sequence ATGCAGCGGCTCCTGCCCACCACGCTGGTCGGCTCCTACGCGCAACCGGACTGGCTGATCGACCGCGAAAAGCTCGCGGGCCGCTTCCCACCGCGCGTGCGCGCCAAGGAACTGTGGCGCGTCGCGCCGGAGCACCTCGAAGCCGCGCAGGATGACGCGACCTTGCTGGCGATCCGGGCGCAGGAGCGCGCCGGTCTCGACATCATCACCGACGGCGAGATGCGGCGCGAAAGCTATTCCAACCGCTTCGCAACCGCGCTCGAAGGCGTCGATATCGACAATCCCGGCACCGCACTCGATCGCTCCGGCCATCCCAATCCTGTGCCGCGCGTCACCGGCAAGGTGCGGCGCCGGCACCCGGTGGAAGTGCGCGACGTGAAATTCCTGCGCGCGAACACCGATCGCATGATCAAGATGACGGTGCCCGGCCCGTTCACGATGTCGCAGCAGGCGCAGAACGATTTCTACCAGGACGAGGAGGAGATGGCGCTCGACTATGCGGCAGCCGTCAATGCCGAGATCAAGGATTTGTTCGCGGCCGGCGCCGATGTGGTGCAGATCGATGAGCCCTACATGCAGGCGCGCCCCGAGAAGGCGCGCAAGTACGGGCTGAAGGCGCTCAATGCGGCGCTCGACGGCGTCACAGGCACGACCGCGGTGCACATCTGCTTTGGCTACGCGGCGATCATTCACGTGCGGCCCGAGGGCTACTCGTTCCTGCCGGAGCTCGCGAACTCGCCCGTGCGGCAGGTGTCGATCGAGACCGCACAATCGAAGCTCGATTGTGCGGTCCTGGAGAAGCTGCCGGGCAAGACCATCCTGCTCGGCGTGCTTGACCTGTCCGACATGAGCATCGAAACGCCCGAAACCGTCGCGGCACGCATCCGCCGCGCGTTGCCGCATCATCCGGCCGAGCGCATCATCGTGGCGCCGGACTGCGGGCTGAAGTACCTGCCGCGCGATGTCGCCTTCGGCAAGATGCAGGCGATGGTGGCGGGCGCTGCGATCGTGCGGCGCGAACTGACATAG
- a CDS encoding NAD(P)-dependent oxidoreductase gives MPDKQLGFIGVGRMGQHMASRLIEAGYALTIFDTNETAMQRLEQRGAKRAKSPADVASQCTTVMVSLPTPDVVKAVALGKDGVIEGSKAKVFVDLSTTGPRVAKEVAEGLAKKGITAVDAPVSGGPSGAEKGTLAMMIACPKALADELRPAIEVLGKFFYIGEAPGAGQTMKVINNLLSATAITITAEAMVMGVKAGLDPTTMLDVINAGSGRNTATADKFPRCVVPRRFDFGFTTGLLYKDIKLCLDEAEALSTPMIVGNAVRQVMAIGKAEMGPDADITEFVKPLERIAGVQVGKKA, from the coding sequence ATGCCCGACAAACAGCTCGGCTTCATCGGCGTCGGCCGGATGGGCCAGCACATGGCGAGCCGCCTCATCGAAGCGGGCTACGCGCTCACCATCTTCGACACCAACGAGACTGCGATGCAGCGGCTGGAGCAGCGCGGCGCCAAGCGCGCCAAATCGCCGGCCGATGTCGCCTCGCAATGCACGACCGTGATGGTGAGCCTGCCGACGCCGGATGTCGTGAAGGCGGTGGCGCTCGGCAAAGACGGCGTGATCGAGGGCAGCAAGGCGAAGGTATTCGTCGATCTTTCGACGACCGGCCCGCGCGTCGCCAAGGAAGTTGCCGAGGGACTCGCCAAGAAAGGCATCACGGCGGTCGATGCGCCGGTGAGCGGCGGTCCCTCCGGCGCCGAGAAGGGCACGCTGGCGATGATGATCGCCTGCCCGAAGGCGCTCGCCGACGAGCTGCGCCCCGCGATCGAGGTGCTGGGCAAGTTCTTCTACATCGGTGAAGCGCCGGGCGCGGGGCAGACCATGAAAGTCATCAACAACCTGCTCTCCGCGACCGCGATCACCATCACGGCGGAGGCGATGGTGATGGGCGTCAAAGCCGGCCTCGATCCCACCACGATGCTCGACGTGATCAACGCGGGCTCCGGCCGCAACACCGCGACCGCCGACAAGTTCCCGCGCTGCGTGGTGCCGCGCCGCTTCGATTTCGGCTTCACCACGGGGCTCCTCTACAAGGATATCAAGCTCTGCCTCGACGAGGCGGAGGCGCTCAGCACGCCGATGATCGTCGGCAATGCGGTGCGGCAGGTGATGGCAATCGGCAAGGCCGAGATGGGCCCGGACGCCGACATCACCGAATTTGTGAAACCGCTCGAGCGGATCGCTGGCGTCCAGGTCGGCAAGAAGGCATGA
- a CDS encoding ABC transporter substrate-binding protein, which translates to MKRTLLAALLLAPALAHAEVDVVKIPKGAGGVGFLALTVMEEKKLVEAEASKMGLNLKAEYILLGGPAVVNDMLLAGAAHFAPAGPPAFITLWDRTRANMKVMGVAAMTSIPMYLNTKAPHLKSLKDLQPSDKIAITAVKVSIPAIIMQMQAIKESGKDQFAKYDPYTVSLQHPEGVIALLSGKSEITAHFTSPPFHQRERRDPAVRTITTSNEIMGGPSTFTMLYAPTRFYEENPKAYAAVLKALQAAIDFINADKKAAAEVFLKSGEGRGWKLDDLMEILNDPDVRFTTSPESVMKYANFMADVGSIKQRPAKWQEMFFPDIHGVKGD; encoded by the coding sequence ATGAAACGCACTCTGCTCGCCGCGCTGCTGCTCGCGCCTGCGCTGGCGCATGCCGAAGTCGATGTGGTCAAGATCCCGAAGGGCGCAGGCGGCGTCGGTTTTCTCGCGCTCACCGTGATGGAGGAGAAGAAGCTGGTCGAGGCCGAGGCGAGCAAGATGGGCCTCAACCTCAAGGCCGAATACATCCTGCTCGGCGGGCCGGCGGTGGTGAACGACATGCTGCTCGCGGGTGCGGCGCATTTCGCGCCGGCAGGGCCGCCCGCGTTCATCACGCTGTGGGACCGCACGCGCGCCAACATGAAGGTGATGGGCGTCGCCGCCATGACGTCGATCCCGATGTATCTCAACACCAAGGCCCCGCACCTCAAATCGCTCAAGGATTTGCAGCCGAGCGACAAGATCGCCATTACCGCCGTCAAGGTCTCGATCCCGGCGATCATCATGCAGATGCAGGCGATCAAGGAGAGCGGCAAGGATCAGTTCGCCAAGTACGATCCCTACACGGTCTCGCTGCAGCATCCGGAGGGAGTCATCGCGCTGCTCTCGGGCAAGAGCGAGATCACGGCTCATTTCACCTCGCCGCCGTTCCATCAGCGCGAGCGGCGCGACCCGGCGGTGCGCACGATCACGACCTCGAACGAGATCATGGGTGGGCCGTCAACGTTTACGATGCTCTATGCGCCGACCAGGTTCTATGAGGAGAACCCGAAGGCCTACGCGGCGGTGCTCAAGGCGCTGCAGGCCGCGATCGACTTCATCAACGCCGACAAGAAGGCCGCCGCCGAGGTGTTCCTCAAGTCGGGCGAGGGCCGCGGCTGGAAGCTGGACGACCTGATGGAGATCCTCAACGATCCGGACGTGCGCTTCACCACCTCACCGGAGAGCGTGATGAAGTACGCCAACTTCATGGCGGATGTCGGGAGCATCAAGCAGCGGCCGGCGAAGTGGCAGGAGATGTTCTTCCCGGACATTCATGGGGTGAAGGGGGATTGA
- a CDS encoding tripartite tricarboxylate transporter substrate-binding protein: MPYRGGGPALQDLLAGHIDMMIVASTIGLPHVKEGSVKTYAIMDSSRLAEAPDIPTVDEAGLPGLHFSSWHGLWAPRGTPRKIIEKLNAAVLDTLADLRVAKQLLDLGQTIFPRDQLTPEALGVHQRAEIEKWWPIIKATGVKFD; the protein is encoded by the coding sequence GTGCCCTACCGCGGCGGCGGCCCCGCGTTGCAGGACCTGCTGGCCGGTCATATCGACATGATGATCGTCGCCTCGACGATTGGTTTGCCCCACGTGAAAGAAGGAAGCGTCAAGACGTATGCCATCATGGACAGCAGCCGCTTGGCCGAGGCGCCCGATATCCCCACCGTCGATGAAGCCGGACTACCGGGTCTCCACTTCTCTAGCTGGCACGGCCTTTGGGCGCCCAGGGGCACGCCGAGGAAAATCATCGAAAAGCTGAACGCCGCGGTCCTCGATACGTTGGCCGATCTGCGCGTCGCGAAGCAACTTCTGGATCTGGGCCAGACGATCTTTCCGCGAGACCAACTAACGCCGGAGGCGCTCGGCGTTCACCAAAGAGCCGAGATCGAGAAGTGGTGGCCAATCATCAAAGCAACGGGCGTCAAGTTTGACTAG
- a CDS encoding MarR family transcriptional regulator, which yields MSAPNLGALLRTAYQVIRDRQIAVLREKGFGDLNQPLMNVFLYPGPDRTRPSELAARINMTKQAMNYLLGQLEELGYIERRAEGKNGRRLVYLTKRGWQVRETILAAVKEVEAEWASILGQHRFGEFMNALRQVSPLGNTAASRSGR from the coding sequence GTGAGCGCCCCCAATCTCGGCGCCTTGTTGCGGACGGCCTATCAGGTGATCCGTGATCGGCAGATCGCGGTCCTGAGAGAGAAGGGATTTGGCGACCTCAATCAGCCGTTGATGAACGTGTTCCTCTATCCAGGCCCGGATCGAACGCGCCCCAGCGAGCTCGCGGCTCGGATCAACATGACCAAGCAAGCCATGAACTACCTGCTCGGCCAGCTTGAAGAGCTCGGCTACATCGAACGCCGAGCCGAGGGAAAAAATGGACGCCGCCTGGTTTACCTGACCAAGAGGGGCTGGCAGGTGCGCGAAACGATCCTGGCTGCGGTGAAGGAAGTCGAGGCCGAGTGGGCCTCAATTCTTGGTCAGCATCGCTTCGGCGAATTCATGAATGCGCTTCGACAGGTGTCGCCGCTCGGCAATACGGCAGCTTCGCGCAGTGGCCGCTAG
- a CDS encoding alpha/beta hydrolase — protein MPDFEPIVGRYLAVDIEGTPHRVHVEEAGQGVPLLCLHTAGADSRQYRHLLNDAEITARFRVIAFDLPYHGRSTPADGWWLKKYRLTTQSYLAMIRAVWLRLGLEKPVVMGCSMGGAIVLKLAAEYQEELTGIVGLESSAYAPGRYNELLHHPAIHGGELAASYTYGLNAPSSPEENRRENWWYYSQGGPGVYQGDVHFYSNDWDGREDIKRIDTNRCRVALLTGEYDYSCTPAMSEAVAAAIPGSRLTIMKGMGHFPMVENYPEFRAHLLQALAHVAG, from the coding sequence ATGCCTGACTTCGAGCCGATCGTGGGCCGCTATCTCGCCGTCGATATCGAAGGCACGCCGCATCGGGTGCATGTCGAGGAGGCCGGGCAGGGCGTGCCGCTCTTGTGCCTGCACACCGCGGGCGCGGACTCGCGCCAGTACCGCCATCTGCTCAACGATGCGGAGATCACGGCCCGCTTTCGCGTCATCGCGTTCGACCTGCCGTACCACGGCCGCTCCACGCCGGCCGACGGCTGGTGGCTGAAGAAATACCGGCTCACCACGCAGAGCTATCTGGCGATGATCCGCGCGGTGTGGCTCAGGCTCGGCCTCGAGAAACCCGTGGTGATGGGCTGCTCGATGGGCGGCGCGATCGTGCTGAAACTCGCGGCCGAATATCAGGAGGAGCTGACCGGTATCGTGGGGCTGGAAAGCTCCGCCTATGCGCCCGGGCGCTACAACGAGCTGCTGCACCATCCGGCGATCCACGGCGGTGAGCTCGCGGCGAGCTACACCTACGGGCTCAACGCGCCATCCTCGCCGGAGGAAAACAGGCGCGAGAACTGGTGGTACTACAGCCAAGGCGGCCCCGGCGTTTACCAGGGCGACGTGCACTTCTACTCGAACGACTGGGATGGGCGCGAGGATATCAAGCGCATCGACACCAACCGCTGCCGGGTCGCGCTGCTCACCGGCGAGTACGATTACTCCTGCACGCCGGCGATGAGCGAGGCGGTCGCGGCCGCGATTCCCGGCTCGCGGCTCACCATCATGAAGGGCATGGGGCACTTTCCCATGGTGGAGAACTATCCGGAGTTCAGGGCGCATCTGTTGCAGGCGCTGGCGCACGTGGCCGGGTAG
- a CDS encoding carboxymuconolactone decarboxylase family protein, which translates to MDQKTYETGLRIRSEVLGKEYVENSMKSADDFNRPFQEFVSEYCWGAGWGREGLSKKERSMLNLAMIAILNRPHELKLHIRGALTNGLTKEQIREIFIHMSIYAGIPAGVDAFRQAREVFAEQKK; encoded by the coding sequence ATGGACCAGAAGACTTACGAGACCGGACTGCGCATCCGCAGTGAAGTGCTCGGCAAGGAGTATGTCGAGAACTCGATGAAGAGCGCGGACGACTTCAACCGGCCGTTCCAGGAGTTCGTCAGCGAATATTGCTGGGGCGCCGGCTGGGGCCGCGAAGGCCTCTCCAAGAAGGAGCGCTCGATGCTCAATCTGGCGATGATCGCGATCCTCAACCGGCCGCATGAGCTCAAGCTGCATATCCGTGGCGCGTTGACCAACGGGCTCACCAAGGAGCAGATCCGCGAGATCTTCATCCACATGTCGATCTATGCGGGCATCCCGGCGGGTGTCGATGCGTTCCGGCAGGCGCGCGAAGTGTTCGCGGAGCAGAAGAAGTAG
- a CDS encoding N-acyl homoserine lactonase family protein, with protein sequence MSDDIHEIYAIKYGRHDRPKRDNYIGGDPHDVSEPIDYFVWAITGPSGTFVVDTGFDAAMAKKRGRVISKPIAEGLKAIDIAPDSVKNVIVSHLHYDHCGNYDTFPNARFHLQDTEMAYATGRCMCHAHLRLPFEEEDVVAMVRKVFAGRVTFHDGVSQVAPGITVHKIGGHSKGLQCITVKTRRGPVVLASDTTHLYAHIEQGRVFPITYNVGEVLDGYETMKKLAGSLSRVVPGHDPLVLDRYPAARAGLEGWVARLDVEPKG encoded by the coding sequence ATGTCCGACGACATCCACGAAATCTACGCCATCAAATACGGCCGCCACGACCGCCCGAAGCGCGACAACTACATCGGCGGTGATCCGCATGATGTGAGCGAGCCGATCGACTATTTCGTCTGGGCGATCACCGGGCCGTCCGGCACATTCGTGGTCGACACCGGCTTCGACGCCGCGATGGCGAAGAAGCGCGGACGCGTGATCTCGAAGCCGATCGCCGAGGGGTTGAAGGCGATCGACATCGCGCCGGATAGCGTGAAGAACGTCATCGTCTCCCACCTGCACTACGACCATTGCGGCAACTACGACACGTTTCCGAACGCGCGTTTCCACCTGCAGGATACCGAGATGGCCTATGCGACCGGCCGCTGCATGTGCCACGCGCACCTGCGCCTCCCCTTCGAGGAGGAGGACGTGGTGGCGATGGTGCGCAAGGTGTTCGCGGGCCGCGTGACGTTCCATGACGGCGTGAGCCAGGTCGCGCCCGGCATCACGGTGCACAAGATCGGCGGGCACTCGAAGGGTCTGCAATGCATCACCGTGAAAACCAGGCGCGGCCCGGTCGTGCTCGCCTCCGACACGACCCACCTTTATGCCCACATCGAGCAGGGCCGCGTGTTTCCCATCACCTACAACGTGGGCGAAGTGCTGGACGGCTACGAGACGATGAAAAAGCTCGCGGGCTCGCTGTCCCGCGTCGTGCCCGGGCACGATCCGCTGGTGCTCGACCGCTATCCGGCAGCCCGCGCCGGCCTCGAAGGGTGGGTCGCGCGGCTCGACGTCGAGCCGAAGGGCTGA
- a CDS encoding ABC transporter substrate-binding protein, which translates to MTIILRDPSRRRVLGYGAAGVAALGMPSIARAQTQVVRIGLPTKTYYPTIIAETALRQKLFDKEGIKAELTIYRGGAEGYEAMAAGAADVILNSASSVAAGIKKGVMAKNVAGAALGYYGWHLVVKTDSPVKDVAEIAGKKVGITSAGSGTDILALWTQADRKIQFTRVPLGGGGLVPNLLTGNIEASVLYSPLTYKMFLDKSARSLIDFGAAVPPNMTGAWMATDKFIKEKPQLLQKTLNALYGGLAFLQDPKNRAEAVKLIAEIDEIPPDIAAAELDGNIVKLSKDGAMEKDWMVRALDMARLIGMTDLAPVEDIYTTQFKPVPTMV; encoded by the coding sequence ATGACAATCATCCTTCGCGATCCGTCGCGCCGACGCGTGCTTGGCTACGGCGCCGCAGGCGTGGCCGCGCTCGGCATGCCGTCGATTGCGCGCGCGCAGACGCAGGTCGTGCGCATCGGGCTGCCGACCAAGACCTACTATCCGACCATCATCGCCGAGACCGCGCTGCGCCAGAAGCTGTTCGACAAGGAAGGCATCAAGGCGGAGCTGACCATCTATCGCGGCGGCGCCGAAGGCTACGAGGCGATGGCGGCGGGCGCAGCCGACGTGATCCTCAACTCGGCATCCTCGGTCGCGGCCGGCATCAAGAAGGGCGTGATGGCGAAGAATGTCGCGGGCGCGGCGCTCGGCTATTACGGCTGGCATCTGGTGGTGAAGACGGACTCTCCCGTCAAGGACGTGGCCGAGATCGCGGGAAAGAAAGTCGGCATCACGTCGGCCGGCTCCGGCACCGACATTCTGGCGCTGTGGACTCAAGCCGACCGCAAGATCCAGTTCACGCGCGTGCCGCTCGGCGGCGGCGGCCTCGTGCCGAACCTGCTCACCGGCAACATCGAGGCTTCGGTGCTCTATTCGCCGCTCACCTACAAGATGTTCCTCGACAAGTCGGCCCGCAGCCTGATCGACTTCGGCGCGGCGGTGCCACCGAACATGACCGGCGCCTGGATGGCGACCGACAAGTTCATCAAGGAGAAGCCGCAGCTCTTGCAGAAGACGCTCAACGCCCTCTACGGCGGGCTTGCGTTCCTGCAGGACCCCAAGAACCGCGCCGAGGCCGTTAAGCTGATCGCCGAGATCGACGAGATCCCGCCCGATATCGCGGCGGCGGAACTCGACGGCAACATCGTGAAGCTCTCGAAGGACGGCGCGATGGAGAAGGACTGGATGGTGCGCGCGCTCGACATGGCGCGGCTGATCGGCATGACCGATCTCGCGCCGGTGGAGGATATCTACACGACGCAATTCAAGCCCGTGCCGACGATGGTGTGA
- a CDS encoding ABC transporter permease: MTRFQLIAIRLLLLALVLAAWETLPRNGVVNPMLLPPFTDVLSTLWQILGRPQVHEAILVTAAEVIVAFIIAVPLGAAIGVLIAEYDYAGQIFKPLLFYVFSVPKSIFLPMFILIMGIGFQQKVAYAAFSTLFIVIMSATAAVESVKADHVLVARSYGATRLQILARVYVPSMMPILLETLRISMIFNFTGVMIAEMYASRTGIGHLISNWGENFQLPQLFAGVILLAIVAIAFNETVRFLENRVSAWRT, from the coding sequence ATGACCCGCTTCCAGCTCATCGCGATCCGCCTTCTGCTCCTCGCGCTCGTGCTCGCCGCGTGGGAGACGCTGCCGCGCAACGGCGTGGTCAACCCCATGCTGCTGCCACCTTTCACGGACGTGCTTTCGACGCTGTGGCAGATCCTCGGCCGGCCGCAGGTGCATGAGGCAATTCTCGTCACCGCGGCGGAAGTGATCGTCGCCTTCATCATCGCGGTGCCGCTCGGCGCCGCGATCGGCGTGCTGATCGCCGAATACGACTACGCCGGGCAGATCTTCAAGCCGCTGCTGTTCTACGTGTTCAGCGTGCCGAAATCGATCTTTCTGCCGATGTTCATTTTGATCATGGGCATCGGGTTTCAGCAGAAGGTCGCCTACGCGGCGTTCTCGACGTTGTTCATCGTGATCATGAGCGCGACCGCCGCGGTCGAATCGGTCAAGGCCGACCATGTGCTGGTGGCGCGCTCCTACGGCGCGACACGGCTGCAAATCCTCGCCCGAGTCTACGTGCCGAGCATGATGCCGATCCTGCTCGAGACGCTGCGCATCTCCATGATCTTCAATTTCACCGGCGTAATGATTGCCGAGATGTATGCCTCGCGCACCGGTATCGGCCACCTGATCTCGAACTGGGGCGAGAACTTCCAGCTGCCGCAGCTCTTCGCCGGCGTGATCCTGCTTGCGATCGTGGCGATCGCGTTCAACGAGACGGTGCGCTTTCTCGAAAATCGCGTGAGCGCATGGCGAACGTGA